The genomic interval GCCTAGTCCATAACCACTCGAATGGAGGTGCGCGAGCAACACCAAGGAATCGAGAATAAAAGTAATAACCACAAGCCCAATAAAGGAAttagtcatcatcatcgcagCATGATCACTTCTCAAGATCTTAATGATGtcaaaacattggccaaaaatgattttgtaagGGGATTGTTTCGATTTTCTCGCGAACAATGAAATCATAATCTCATTCTATTGCATGGAATACTCCATGTCGTGCGCTATTCGTCAAATACAAGTAAATCTTGCCGCACTGATACTCGTGTACATTTTTGATCTGACCATCATGGTACAAAATCTTCCTCTATCATTTAGGTTGATCATTCCCCAATCTTTTATTGAGATAGGAGACAATCAGCAACGGCAATAAAAAGAAGACTGATCATGGCTGGGCCAAGATGACAGATCCCGTTCTAATCTATAGCTGTTTGCCCCATGATCATTTCATAAATCGTCAGAAAAGGTAATCCTGTTCAACACCCACAAGAgatggcaaagaaaaagaagacgaatTGACGGAATGTCATAGAAAAGTTGCCTGCACGACCAATCAATCACGTACCTACAAAGTGGCATTACAATGCGTTCAACCCGTAGCAGcatattttgttcttttattGATGATCTACTGGTAAAGTTCGGTGATTGACTCGTGAATAGAAGCTTCGATTTGTCTTTCAGACTGTAATAACCGTCTTCTCTCACTCGATCCGAGGGCACCCAGGGCACCCAGGGCACCCAgggccctctctctctctctcctgcCTGAATCCTGATTGAACGGAGGAGGTGAGGAGGAAGTCGTATCCCGAAGGATCTCGATCTCATTACGAGCCCTCGAACAGGAcgtcttttccaatgatcaCTTTCCGAAGTCTCGCATTTTGAGAAGTCCAAGTCGTCGGAACTTGACAGAAAACACCAACGTGTACGATCCTCTCTTCTCAAGCTATCCTTCAATCTATCTGCGTAATGGCAAGGAAACGTATTTGTTGTGCGTATGAAACGCGCCCATGATGATAGCTACGGGATGCTGCCACCATCTTTATGAAGGCAAGATCAAGGAGAGATGTGACGGGCCTCCTATGTTGTACCTATTTTGTTTCGGTCATACGAGTATTAGGATCTACCGTTTGTTCTTTACCTCCCAATGGAACGCGCTAgtcttaaaaaatgcaaacggCAGATTGACGCAAATACGAGGGGTTGACAACTTTAAGCAGGACGTGTattattcattcattaaaaTGTAGTTCTGAACTTCAAGCCTCCGTATTTGTCGTCATGGCTTTCGAGACGCACTTTCTTTATGAAATTCAGTGAAATTTTATCGCGTGAAAAAAAGTCGCCAGCCAGTGAAAGtgaattgttgttttttaagcATGGAAAAAGTGCAAGTTGTTACTCCACATTAAGCAGTCCTAAAACTTATAGCAATGGTCAGTGGAGTAGctaaaagtttttcaataatgcAGATCCAATTAAAAATATACTGGACTGGCTGACATTTCACAGTGACCGTTTGGGTTGGTCCCTTCCTCGTACAAGTCTTGTAGAATTGACAAGCGCAACTTGAAAGTGCCTGTGAACGACAGGCAAGTCGAATGGAAGACGACAACGATGTTGGCCTTGTTGGATGTGTGGTGCGTACGCAACAACAACGCATGTACGCATGCACATTGAATGAGAAGAGGTGGGTCCTGAGTGGTTCTAACTGAACAACGAAGAGGATAAGTAAATAGTCTCGGTCTATTCACTGCGTACACTGTCCATTTCATTAACGTACGCAGGGACTGCAGCGGGCAACAGTAGTAGAGTGAGTAGAGTTCTTCTGGAAACGCTAGCAAGAGCAAAACACTGTCTATTCGTATGTACTCCGATGAAGTAGGGATATAGCAATGAACCCTCGGGTAGCGAGATCGATGTGTTGCTCCTAGCTGGTCGTCGTGTATTGCGGAGCGATGTTCAGACACCTGGGAATTTGAGAGcgggatggatggatataCACGATATATGCTTTACCGCCATGTCGTGGGAGATCGAACGAGATGAGTGAAGCACACCTCTGCACACGactcacacacgcacacacgcacaaacAGACAGCGACTCACCCAATGCTGTAAGTAGAAGTAAGGTCCTTAAACGATCACGACCAACAGCGAGAAGTTCCCCCTTGCTTCCCTTCGCCTTGATTGCTTTGAACTCTGTGGAACGAGCAGTGCTAAATCATATCGAGACTCGAGAGCATCCCGCTCTAGTTCTCTGGATTCACGTGCATAGCTGGTGTTGTTATCGCCGGGGTTTTGCTCAAGTGAAGTGATGTCAAAAATGAGGAAAGCTCGGGCCACCTCCTTAAAGGAGCCGGCCTCTCGAAAGGCCTCGGGTATGGCCCATCTTCTCAGTGCTTTACATCAAAATGCCGCAGCCGTGGTCAACTCGAAATCCCAACTCAATGGACCTGATCAGGTAGGCCACATTTTCTGACTACGTATGGTATGtggaaatacaaaaatatgataCCGTTAAGATTGTTATGATTGGAGCTCGAACTCGAGGAATGAACGATATTGCTTGCACGTGATTCTTTATCTAGGTGCTCATTTCCGAGAGTTTCAGCACCACTCGACGCAACGAAAGCGTCAAAGTGCGTCATGAAGATCAAGGACTGGGCTCGGAGGAACCCATTTCTATCCCCACCATGTTCAGAGATATCTACGAGGCCTATCCTGATGTAAGTTAAAAGCCAATTAACCTTTTCCGTGATTTATTCTTGAACTGAGAGCATCCCAAACTTGAAGGGGAAGTGGGAAAACGAACCAATCAAAATCACCAATGTAGTATTGCATGAGAAAAGTAGCAAGCTATTCTTCTTACACCATCTCGGGCGTGCTCGGATTTCGTGATCTCTTTCAAAGGAAGAGGAACCGATTTTGATACcaattattttatttttctcatttttatttctattATCCTCGCCTGCCATTGGATGTGTTGATTTTTACGAGTCGATCATCGATGTTTGACgtgatcattttttattgtcgGTTCTCAGACCGTGGCGCTTCGAGCCAAATGCGAGGGCAAATTAAAGGAGTGGACCTATGAGCAGTACTACGAAGAGGTCAGGGTCGTGGCAAGAGCCTTCATTCATCTTGGTCTTCATCGACACCATTCCGTAGCGATCATGGGGGCCAATTCTCCGGAATCGGTCATTGCCAACTTGGGTGCTATTTTCGCAGGGTGCGTACATGTTCAATCATCTTCGCCATTGGACCTCACCAGGGTGTTGTAGTTGTTgctgtagttgttgttgtcgtcgtctaTTGGTCGACCGCATCATGGCCTAAGGTCTAATGATGAGTCTTTTGTTTATGTTGATGCCCATAGCGGGATCTCCATGGGACTTCAACGCCAATTATGTTCGGATGACATTGCCAAAATCGCGATCGATGCCAAGGCGGATGTCATTGTGGTGGAGAATGAGGCCATCTTGAAGCGAATCCTCTTGATCCAGCACAAACTTCCCGAGCTTCGAGCCATCATACAAATTCAGGGTGAGCCATCGCTCTCAGACAAACGCAGGCTTCATCGCACACACAAAGTGAGTATTCGGGTCCATTCTCCCTCCACACACACACGATATATGAAACACGAATAAGTCGTACCCGATGCGTTCAACCCTATCATTATGCTGTATTTGTAGAAGCATATCTTGTCGTGGACTCAGGCTTTGGATATTGGGAAGGAAACCAACGAAGGGCATTTGGACGACCGGCTCATCCGAGTAGCCATCAACCAATGTTGCACACTGGTTTACACGTCGGGCGCATCGGGAGGTCCGAAAGGGATCATGCTCTCGCATGATAATCTCACATGGTCATCCAAAATGGTCAGTGCATTCATTTCTCTCTACGCATATCCTAGATCGTTGGATTAGGATTGGTGGTAATGATCAACATTGTCAACGACGATTTCAGCTCTTAGGCGTGCTGCGAGCTCCGGGTTTTAACCGACTTCCATCGCCTGGGGAGGAGATCATTCTCAGCTTGTTGCCGGCTTCGTCCGTTACCGCTCATATCCTGGATATCTATTACACCATGAGCATTGCCGGTACACTTTGCTTTTACGACGAAGACATATTGAACGACATGAGCTCGTTCTTTGACGCCGTTGCCACCATCCAGCCCACTGTTTTCTGTGCCTCACCCCACATTTACGAGCGTATTTACCAACGCTTCCGAGAGAATCGCCGACAAATGTCCGGCTTTCAAAAACTCTTCTTGGATTGGTCCAGTAGTACAGTCCGGATGAAACATGTGCGAGGTCGGATTCCCAACCAGACGGCCAACTCGGGCATTCTCAACCAATGGCAAACGGCCATGGCTAAGAACACGGTTTGCAAGAAACACAAAGAGGCCTTGGGATTTCAAGCTCGAACGGTGTTTCTGTCGATTGGTGAACCAATGTGCAAGGAGATCCTCACCTTTTTGGCAGGCTATGATATTGTCATACACGAGATGTATGGATATCCCGAGACTTGTGGACTCCTATCGGCTAACATCCCGAAAAGGTATGATCCGCGGAGCATGGCTCTATCTTGACAAGGAGATCATATTACGAATGTGGTTTTTATTTCCATCCATGCAGGTATTGCAAATTGGGGACATCTGGCAAGGCTGTTCCTGGGGTAAAAGTGAAACTGATTCCTACTCAAGTGGTCCAGCCGTTGATTGACGATGATCATACCGAAGCTGGAGAGGTACCAATTCAATGGTAGACGATGCAAACATATTGATATTTGTTCAATCTATGTGAATACCAACAGATTGCGACCTGGGGGCGCCATATCTTTATGGGCTACCTAAATCGAGACGGAGATACGAAAGATTGCTTAACTTCGGACGATTGGCTCAAGTTTGGCGTGGCTGGATTAATGGACACGGACGACTTTCTTTTGGTGCAAGGGAAACCCTCGGACTGGATTCGACTCAAAAGCGGCGAACTCATTTCCCCTCAGAGGGTAATAATCTACGAGTGCTACACATTAGCTTCGTTACTATGTGTACCCTAATAACCCAATGTATTCATCCCTCTTGCCTTTACTAGATAGAGCAACTTGTCCGATTGGAAATTCCGTCGGTGCAGCACGTGGTCTTAGTCGGAAATGGTGAAACCCATCTGGCTGCTTTACTTACACTCCAGACCAAAATCGAGGAGGTTTCTCAAACCCCGACAAAAGAGCTCTCGGAGGAAGCCAAGAGATGGTGTCGACATGCCAAGTACGATTAAAGCTCCACCAACTCAACTCCAAAAGAGACGCTAATGCATTAGTTGATTTGGCTCTTGTCCCTCTAGGTACGATCTCCATTTCGTGGCCGAAGTGGTCGAAAAGCTCGAGCTTGGACTTCAGCACGCATTCCAAGCGGGAATTGATCGGGCTAATCTCGGTGCTTCGTCTCTGTCACACACGATTGGAGATTGGAGACTAATTCCTGAGGCTTTTAAGTATCAGGTATGCATTGTACGATAAATGGAAACGCTTGATAGAAATGGTTCTAAAAGTGGGATTGGATTGGctcatcatttgattttttagaCTGGCGAACTCGgactgggaatggaattgatTCGCCCAAACGTCATGGAAAACAATATCACATGCATTCGCTCGCTTTTCATTCATGAGGGAACCGTATGTTCCAATGACCAATcaaatttgcttcaaattcaagtcACATTGAGCCCTCAGTTATCGCAGGTATTATTGAATGCCTTATTTCGCCACACCAACATATTTATGAGCACTCTAAATCTGACAAAGCAATTCCCATTTACATTTACGGGTGTTTCAGATCAAGGAGGAAGACGAGAGCAAGGCCTCCTCGCGAACCTCGATCGATCGTTTGCGCGATGAAGTCGTGGTCATCGCCAAACGAGAGCAAGACACGAACGAGATTGAAACGGTGGAAGTGCACTATGACGGAGAAATCACCGAATCCTCAGAGACAAGCGATGCATCGTCTAAAAGCTCATTTGGGAGGAAAATCTCAGATTCGCTCAATAACAACGAACTGTCAAACGATATCGTGAAGGCGAGAATCACGAGGAAGTAGAACCGCCCGAACACACAAAACAGGCATCTGCagggcattcattcat from Tigriopus californicus strain San Diego chromosome 5, Tcal_SD_v2.1, whole genome shotgun sequence carries:
- the LOC131881290 gene encoding long-chain-fatty-acid--CoA ligase ACSBG2-like, which produces MSKMRKARATSLKEPASRKASGMAHLLSALHQNAAAVVNSKSQLNGPDQVLISESFSTTRRNESVKVRHEDQGLGSEEPISIPTMFRDIYEAYPDTVALRAKCEGKLKEWTYEQYYEEVRVVARAFIHLGLHRHHSVAIMGANSPESVIANLGAIFAGGISMGLQRQLCSDDIAKIAIDAKADVIVVENEAILKRILLIQHKLPELRAIIQIQGEPSLSDKRRLHRTHKKHILSWTQALDIGKETNEGHLDDRLIRVAINQCCTLVYTSGASGGPKGIMLSHDNLTWSSKMLLGVLRAPGFNRLPSPGEEIILSLLPASSVTAHILDIYYTMSIAGTLCFYDEDILNDMSSFFDAVATIQPTVFCASPHIYERIYQRFRENRRQMSGFQKLFLDWSSSTVRMKHVRGRIPNQTANSGILNQWQTAMAKNTVCKKHKEALGFQARTVFLSIGEPMCKEILTFLAGYDIVIHEMYGYPETCGLLSANIPKRYCKLGTSGKAVPGVKVKLIPTQVVQPLIDDDHTEAGEIATWGRHIFMGYLNRDGDTKDCLTSDDWLKFGVAGLMDTDDFLLVQGKPSDWIRLKSGELISPQRIEQLVRLEIPSVQHVVLVGNGETHLAALLTLQTKIEEVSQTPTKELSEEAKRWCRHAKYDLHFVAEVVEKLELGLQHAFQAGIDRANLGASSLSHTIGDWRLIPEAFKYQTGELGLGMELIRPNVMENNITCIRSLFIHEGTVCSNDQSNLLQIQVTLSPQLSQIKEEDESKASSRTSIDRLRDEVVVIAKREQDTNEIETVEVHYDGEITESSETSDASSKSSFGRKISDSLNNNELSNDIVKARITRK